A window from Acropora palmata chromosome 14, jaAcrPala1.3, whole genome shotgun sequence encodes these proteins:
- the LOC141866505 gene encoding uncharacterized protein LOC141866505 encodes MDTQEGTYTYTGYNNQKYKVPIERVYSFSLLHRADHIAMKRADGLYWHHAIVDDVETEKDTINVIEYSNSTEGFSQDNSSHPKDPGIARVIRGKYSGSKDGFYLIKHKKCEPTNTVVLKAKGRLGENEYSLFNNNCEHFALWCKTGISSSEQVENIGKTVRKRQEKILKCALPSVARVAAQTTSESGEEIVTTMVRETTKKVVTQTEQAEQAEQVVSETVSNGGKEILKMSSQTTAEQVVSETVLNGGKEFLKMGSETAGEHFLGQSVLNGGKGILKMGTETAGEHFLGQSVLNGGQQVLTSGSRETTKEIFSHTAKKAGEEIVTKGTRETTREVVTQTSTTTGNSAGESLVGGALAVVCEAAFASNDICANKDLKEGNISEKEYNDAVGKRIVGGVGSVTGSFTGAVLGQLVFPFGGGFVGSVVGGLAGGYLGGALWGGAK; translated from the coding sequence ATGGATACCCAGGAAGGAACATACACGTACACTGGTTATAATAATCAGAAGTACAAAGTACCCATTGAACGAGTATACTCCTTTTCCCTGCTTCACAGAGCAGACCATATCGCCATGAAACGGGCTGACGGTCTTTATTGGCATCACGCTATAGTAGATGATGTTGAGACAGAGAAGGATACTATCAACGTGATCGAATATTCTAATTCCACCGAAGGATTTTCACAGGATAACAGCAGCCACCCCAAGGATCCAGGAATCGCAAGAGTAATAAGGGGCAAGTACAGTGGATCGAAAGATGGTTTTTACTtgataaaacacaaaaaatgtGAGCCTACTAACACTGTTGTCTTGAAAGCAAAAGGGAGGCTGGGAGAAAACGAATACAGTCTCTTTAACAATAACTGTGAGCATTTTGCCTTGTGGTGCAAGACAGGAATATCATCGTCCGAGCAAGTGGAGAATATAGGCAAAACGGTAAGAAAGAGGcaggaaaaaattttgaaatgtgcTCTGCCCTCGGTCGCGAGGGTGGCGGCTCAAACTACTTCAGAAAGTGGCGAGGAGATCGTAACAACGATGGTGCGTGAAACGACAAAGAAAGTTGTCACCCAGACTGAACAAGCCGAACAAGCCGAACAAGTTGTCAGCGAAACTGTGTCAAACGGCGGAAAAGAGATCCTAAAAATGAGCAGCCAAACGACAGCGGAACAAGTTGTCAGCGAAACTGTGTTAAACGGCGGAAAAGAGTTCCTGAAAATGGGCAGCGAAACCGCAGGCGAACATTTTCTCGGCCAAAGTGTGTTAAACGGCGGAAAAGGGATCTTGAAAATGGGCACCGAAACGGCAGGCGAACATTTTCTCGGCCAAAGTGTGTTAAACGGCGGACAACAGGTCCTGACAAGTGGATCTCGAGagacaacaaaagaaattttttctcATACTGCTAAAAAAGCGGGTGAAGAGATCGTTACAAAGGGAACTCGGGAGACCACGAGGGAAGTAGTTACCCAAACGTCAACCACAACTGGAAACTCAGCTGGTGAGTCTCTTGTTGGAGGGGCGTTGGCGGTAGTCTGTGAGGCTGCATTTGCGTCCAACGACATCTGTGCCAACAAAGATCTGAAAGAAGGAAATATAAGTGAAAAGGAATACAACGACGCCGTTGGCAAGCGAATTGTAGGTGGTGTCGGAAGTGTAACAGGTTCCTTCACAGGAGCAGTTCTTGGGCAACTTGTTTTTCCGTTTGGAGGCGGTTTCGTAGGAAGTGTGGTTGGGGGACTGGCAGGAGGATATTTAGGAGGTGCATTGTGGGGCGGGGCTAAGTGA
- the LOC141866360 gene encoding ATP synthase F(1) complex subunit delta, mitochondrial-like has translation MLGISREVSRLLRRPGSFFLRRYLATEAAQSGSAMSLTFGSPSEMFYSEADVKQVDVSTTAGSFGILPSHVPTLATLRPGLLTVHDDGGATKYFASSGTVTINADSTVQILAEEAHPLDRFDPQVVSQQLDQAQQSLSSASGEEDKAKAQIAVECLDALSKALGN, from the exons ATGTTGGGAATATCTCGCGAAGTTTCTCGCCTTTTGAGACGGCCAGGGTCTTTCTTTTTAAGAAGATATCTAGCTACTGAAGCCGCACAAAGTGGTTCTGCGATGTCGCTCACGTTTGGTTCTCCATCAgag ATGTTTTACTCAGAAGCTGATGTGAAGCAAGTTGATGTGTCCACTACGGCAGGGAGCTTTGGTATACTTCCCAGTCATGTACCAACTCTGGCAACTTTAAGACCAGGCCTTCTCACGGTACATGATGACGGTGGAGCTACAAAATACTTCG CAAGCAGTGGAACTGTGACCATTAATGCTGATTCCACAGTACAGATCCTTGCCGAAGAGGCCCATCCTTTGGATAGATTTGACCCACAG GTCGTAAGTCAGCAGCTTGACCAAGCTCAACAAAGTTTGTCCAGTGCTTCTGGGGAAGAAGACAAAGCCAAAGCTCAGATTGCTGTTGAGTGTTTAGATGCATTAAGCAAAGCCCTTGGTAACTAA